A genomic region of Serratia fonticola contains the following coding sequences:
- the hscA gene encoding Fe-S protein assembly chaperone HscA has translation MALLQISEPGLSAAPHQRRLAAGIDLGTTNSLVATVRSGQAETLADAEGRYLLPSVVHYQTTEHHIGWAARAQAAQDPVNTVSSVKRMMGRSLADVQLRYPNLPYQFQASDNGLPMIVTAAGLVNPVGVSADILKALAERAKAALEGELDGVVITVPAYFDDAQRQGTKDAARLAGLHVLRLLNEPTAAAIAYGLDSGQEGVIAVYDLGGGTFDISILRLSRGVFEVLATGGDSALGGDDFDHLLADWLREQAGIADRSDHGVQRQLLDAAIAAKIALSDAQSTTVNIAGWQGEVTREQFETLIASLVKRTLMACRRALKDAAVTAEEVLEVVMVGGSTRVPLVREQVGEFFGRTPLTSIDPDKVVAIGAAIQADILVGNKPDSEMLLLDVIPLSLGLETMGGLVEKVIPRNTTIPVARAQEFTTFKDGQSAMMIHVLQGERELVQDCRSLARFTLRGLPPLPAGGAHIRVTFQVDADGLLSVTAMEKSTGVEASIQVKPSYGLSDAEIADMIKDSMANAQSDVGARKLAEQRVEASRVLESLQGALASDAALLSEEESQAINKAVASLQQTMQGTDPAAIEAAIKIVDATTQDFAARRMDASIRRALAGHSVDEV, from the coding sequence ATGGCCTTATTACAAATTAGTGAGCCTGGTCTCAGTGCCGCGCCGCATCAGCGCCGCCTGGCTGCCGGTATCGACCTGGGCACCACCAATTCTCTGGTAGCCACGGTGCGCAGCGGCCAGGCCGAAACGTTGGCCGATGCCGAGGGGCGCTATCTGTTGCCTTCCGTGGTGCACTATCAGACGACCGAACACCATATCGGTTGGGCGGCGCGTGCGCAGGCTGCGCAGGATCCGGTCAATACCGTCAGCTCTGTCAAACGCATGATGGGCCGTTCCCTGGCGGACGTGCAACTGCGTTATCCGAACCTGCCCTATCAGTTCCAGGCAAGCGATAATGGCTTGCCAATGATCGTGACCGCCGCCGGTCTGGTTAACCCGGTTGGCGTTTCTGCCGATATCCTCAAGGCACTCGCCGAGCGCGCCAAAGCGGCATTAGAGGGTGAGCTTGATGGCGTCGTGATCACCGTTCCTGCTTATTTCGATGACGCTCAACGTCAAGGCACCAAAGATGCCGCGCGTCTGGCGGGGCTGCATGTATTACGTCTGCTGAATGAACCTACCGCTGCCGCCATTGCTTACGGGCTGGATTCTGGCCAGGAAGGCGTGATTGCCGTTTACGATCTGGGTGGCGGAACCTTTGATATTTCCATTTTGCGCCTCAGCCGTGGCGTATTTGAAGTGTTGGCAACCGGTGGTGATTCCGCCTTGGGCGGTGACGACTTCGATCATCTGCTGGCGGACTGGTTACGTGAACAGGCGGGCATCGCCGATCGCAGCGATCATGGCGTACAGCGTCAATTGCTGGATGCGGCAATCGCGGCCAAGATTGCGCTGAGTGACGCCCAAAGTACCACGGTTAACATCGCCGGTTGGCAAGGTGAAGTCACCCGTGAACAGTTTGAAACGCTGATCGCCTCTCTGGTAAAACGCACCCTGATGGCCTGCCGCCGCGCGCTGAAAGACGCCGCCGTCACGGCCGAAGAAGTGCTTGAGGTGGTGATGGTTGGGGGCTCTACCCGCGTACCGCTGGTGCGTGAGCAGGTGGGGGAGTTCTTTGGCCGTACGCCGCTGACCTCGATCGATCCGGACAAAGTCGTGGCCATCGGTGCGGCTATTCAGGCGGATATTCTGGTGGGTAACAAACCGGACAGCGAAATGCTGTTGCTGGATGTGATCCCGCTGTCGCTTGGCTTGGAAACCATGGGGGGCCTGGTAGAAAAGGTGATCCCGCGTAATACCACCATTCCGGTGGCACGAGCGCAAGAGTTCACCACCTTTAAAGACGGTCAGAGCGCGATGATGATCCATGTGCTGCAAGGTGAGCGTGAATTGGTGCAGGACTGCCGTTCGCTGGCGCGCTTTACGTTACGTGGTTTGCCACCGTTACCGGCTGGCGGAGCGCATATTCGTGTGACTTTCCAGGTCGATGCTGATGGCCTGCTGAGCGTAACGGCGATGGAGAAATCCACCGGCGTGGAAGCCTCTATCCAGGTGAAACCTTCCTATGGTCTGTCCGATGCTGAAATTGCCGACATGATTAAGGATTCGATGGCCAATGCACAAAGCGATGTTGGCGCACGTAAACTGGCGGAGCAGCGGGTTGAAGCTTCCCGCGTGCTGGAAAGCCTGCAAGGCGCGTTGGCCAGTGATGCGGCTCTGCTGAGTGAAGAAGAAAGTCAGGCGATCAACAAGGCGGTAGCCAGCCTGCAACAAACGATGCAGGGCACCGATCCTGCCGCGATTGAAGCCGCAATAAAAATAGTCGATGCAACAACCCAAGATTTTGCCGCGCGCCGTATGGATGCTTCCATTCGCCGTGCGCTGGCTGGCCATTCTGTGGATGAGGTTTAA
- the hscB gene encoding co-chaperone HscB yields the protein MDYFTLFGLPVRYSVDSGLLTARYQDLQRQFHPDRNALQPERERLMALQQAATINEAYQSLKHPLKRAEYMLSLHGFDLGNEQHTMRDTAFLMEQLELREELDGIERRPDAQSALEAFAARLNTAFKQRSAQMVQELDNQQWPQAADTVRKLRFLDKLQQQVEQLEEKLLGFE from the coding sequence ATGGATTACTTTACTTTATTCGGGCTGCCGGTTCGCTATAGCGTGGACAGCGGCTTGCTTACCGCGCGCTATCAGGATTTGCAGCGCCAATTTCACCCCGATCGCAATGCCCTCCAGCCTGAGCGTGAACGCCTGATGGCGTTGCAACAGGCGGCAACCATCAATGAAGCCTACCAGTCGCTGAAGCATCCGTTAAAACGGGCCGAGTATATGCTATCTTTGCACGGCTTTGATTTGGGTAATGAGCAACATACAATGCGCGACACCGCGTTCCTGATGGAACAGTTGGAATTGCGCGAAGAGCTTGATGGTATTGAACGCCGGCCCGATGCACAAAGCGCACTGGAGGCTTTTGCTGCGCGCCTGAACACGGCTTTCAAACAACGCAGCGCGCAGATGGTTCAGGAGTTGGATAACCAGCAATGGCCACAGGCTGCCGATACCGTGCGGAAACTACGCTTTTTGGACAAACTCCAGCAACAGGTTGAACAACTCGAAGAAAAACTGCTGGGTTTTGAGTAA
- a CDS encoding IscS subfamily cysteine desulfurase, producing MKLPIYLDYSATTPVDPRVAEKMMQCLTLDGTFGNPASRSHRFGWQAEEAVDIARNQIAELVGADPREIVFTSGATESDNLAIKGAANFYQKKGKHIITSKTEHKAVLDTCRQLEREGYEVTYLAPQSNGIIDLKALEAVMREDTILVSIMHVNNEIGVVQDIEAIGEMCRARGIVYHVDATQSVGKLPIDLSKLKVDLMSFSGHKIYGPKGIGALYVQRKPRIRIEAQMHGGGHERGMRSGTLPVHQIVGMGEAYRIAKEEMASEMARLRTLRDRLWNGVKDMEEVYLNGDLEHGAPNILNVSFNYVEGESLIMALKDLAVSSGSACTSASLEPSYVLRALGMSDELAHSSIRFSLGRFTTEEEIDYTISLVRKSIGRLRDLSPLWEMFKQGVDINSIEWAHH from the coding sequence ATGAAATTACCGATTTATCTGGACTACTCGGCAACAACTCCGGTTGATCCGCGTGTTGCCGAGAAGATGATGCAGTGTTTAACCCTGGACGGTACTTTCGGTAACCCGGCTTCCCGTTCCCACCGTTTCGGATGGCAGGCGGAAGAAGCGGTAGATATCGCCCGTAACCAGATTGCTGAACTGGTTGGCGCAGATCCGCGTGAAATCGTGTTCACCTCTGGAGCCACCGAATCCGACAACCTGGCGATCAAAGGTGCTGCCAATTTCTATCAGAAGAAAGGCAAGCACATCATCACCAGCAAAACCGAACACAAAGCCGTGCTGGATACCTGCCGCCAACTTGAGCGTGAAGGTTATGAAGTGACCTATCTGGCACCGCAGAGCAACGGGATTATCGATCTCAAGGCGCTGGAAGCTGTGATGCGTGAAGACACCATTCTGGTTTCCATCATGCATGTGAACAACGAAATTGGCGTGGTGCAGGATATCGAAGCCATCGGCGAAATGTGCCGTGCGCGCGGTATCGTCTATCACGTTGACGCCACCCAGAGCGTGGGCAAATTGCCTATCGATCTGAGCAAGCTGAAGGTGGATCTGATGTCTTTCTCCGGCCACAAGATTTATGGTCCGAAGGGCATTGGTGCCCTGTACGTGCAACGTAAACCGCGTATCCGTATTGAAGCCCAGATGCACGGTGGTGGTCATGAGCGCGGCATGCGTTCCGGTACGCTGCCTGTTCACCAGATTGTCGGCATGGGCGAAGCCTATCGCATTGCCAAAGAAGAAATGGCCAGCGAGATGGCGCGCTTGCGTACTCTGCGCGATCGTCTGTGGAACGGCGTGAAAGATATGGAAGAAGTTTATCTTAACGGCGATCTGGAGCACGGTGCCCCGAATATTCTCAACGTCAGCTTCAACTATGTTGAAGGTGAATCGTTAATCATGGCGCTGAAAGATCTGGCGGTTTCCTCAGGGTCTGCCTGTACTTCTGCCAGTCTTGAACCTTCCTACGTGCTGCGTGCACTGGGTATGAGTGATGAGTTAGCGCACAGCTCGATCCGTTTCTCCCTGGGGCGTTTCACCACGGAAGAAGAGATCGATTACACCATTTCGCTGGTGCGTAAGTCCATTGGCCGTCTGCGCGATCTTTCTCCGCTGTGGGAAATGTTCAAGCAGGGTGTGGACATCAACAGCATCGAATGGGCACATCATTAA
- the iscU gene encoding Fe-S cluster assembly scaffold IscU, whose protein sequence is MAYSEKVIDHYENPRNVGSFDNEDPTVGSGMVGAPACGDVMKLQIKVNNEGIIEDARFKTYGCGSAIASSSLVTEWMKGKSLDQAEAIKNTQIAEELELPPVKIHCSILAEDAIKAAIADYKSKHSGK, encoded by the coding sequence ATGGCTTATAGCGAAAAAGTAATCGATCACTACGAAAACCCGCGCAACGTGGGATCCTTTGATAACGAAGATCCTACCGTCGGTAGCGGCATGGTGGGTGCACCCGCCTGTGGCGACGTGATGAAGCTGCAGATCAAGGTCAACAATGAAGGCATTATCGAAGATGCGCGCTTCAAGACCTACGGTTGCGGCTCAGCCATCGCCTCCAGCTCGCTGGTGACCGAATGGATGAAAGGCAAATCTCTTGATCAGGCCGAAGCGATCAAAAATACCCAGATCGCTGAAGAGCTGGAGCTGCCTCCGGTTAAAATTCACTGCTCTATCCTGGCGGAAGACGCCATTAAAGCAGCGATTGCCGACTACAAGAGTAAACACAGCGGCAAGTAG
- the iscR gene encoding Fe-S cluster assembly transcriptional regulator IscR — MRLTSKGRYAVTAMLDVALHSQEGPVPLADISERQGISLSYLEQLFSRLRKNGLVASVRGPGGGYLLGRDAGEIAVGAVITAVDESVDATRCQGKEGCQGGDRCLTHTLWRDLSERISGFLNNITLAELVSNQEVLNVADRQNNDTRRSANGRLQETINVNLRA, encoded by the coding sequence ATGAGACTGACATCCAAAGGCCGTTATGCCGTAACTGCTATGCTCGATGTAGCATTACACTCCCAGGAAGGGCCGGTACCACTGGCGGATATTTCCGAACGCCAAGGTATCTCGCTCTCCTATCTGGAACAACTGTTTTCCCGTCTGCGCAAGAATGGCCTGGTGGCTAGCGTGCGTGGGCCAGGCGGTGGTTATCTGCTGGGCAGAGACGCGGGTGAAATCGCCGTCGGTGCGGTTATCACAGCTGTAGATGAATCGGTAGATGCAACCCGTTGCCAGGGCAAAGAAGGTTGTCAGGGGGGCGATCGCTGTCTGACCCATACGCTGTGGCGTGATCTCAGTGAGCGCATCAGCGGGTTCCTGAACAACATTACGCTGGCTGAACTGGTGAGCAACCAGGAAGTGCTGAACGTGGCGGACCGTCAAAATAACGATACACGCCGCTCAGCTAACGGGCGTCTGCAAGAAACGATCAACGTTAATCTGCGCGCATAA
- a CDS encoding nickel/cobalt transporter — protein sequence MSVNFSQPNRQKRHWVFSLWPLMLFFILMAVGAQLALHYWPQLLMQSVVWQKGLHQEMATLLQQVKATPQQAGAVLVLFSLGYGVLHALGPGHGKVVITTYLATHPARLKSSLKLTFAASLVQGLVAIFLVTLVLVILQLSSRQLHQSSFWLEKGSFILVILLGVMLSWRALKHLSLAVRAVRPAPALRITRLQPLPANHVHSADCGCGHRHLPSDAELQAGNDWRTKTAIVLAMGMRPCSGAILVLLFSKVIGVFTWGVFSALAMALGTSMTISLLALLVHYSRKLAIRLSRQRAPAAWSAVAWGSLALAGGVILLFAGVLMYVSAQPEFGGGIRPFSR from the coding sequence ATGTCAGTAAATTTCAGCCAGCCGAACCGGCAGAAACGCCATTGGGTATTCAGCCTGTGGCCACTGATGCTGTTCTTTATCCTCATGGCGGTCGGCGCGCAGTTAGCATTGCACTACTGGCCGCAGTTGCTGATGCAGAGCGTGGTGTGGCAGAAAGGGCTGCATCAGGAAATGGCCACATTGTTGCAACAGGTGAAGGCCACCCCACAGCAGGCAGGCGCGGTGTTGGTGTTATTCAGCCTGGGCTACGGCGTGTTGCATGCGCTGGGTCCAGGGCACGGCAAGGTGGTGATCACCACCTATCTGGCGACACATCCGGCGCGGCTGAAAAGCAGTTTAAAGTTAACCTTTGCCGCTTCATTGGTTCAGGGATTAGTGGCTATCTTCCTGGTGACGCTGGTGCTGGTGATATTGCAGCTCTCTTCGCGTCAACTGCATCAGAGCAGCTTCTGGCTGGAAAAGGGCAGTTTTATTTTAGTGATCCTGCTCGGTGTAATGCTGAGTTGGCGTGCGCTGAAGCATTTGTCTCTGGCGGTGAGAGCCGTGCGGCCTGCACCTGCGCTACGCATCACCCGCTTGCAACCTCTGCCAGCCAATCATGTGCACAGTGCGGATTGTGGTTGTGGGCACCGGCATTTGCCCAGCGACGCTGAGTTACAAGCCGGGAATGACTGGCGCACAAAAACGGCGATTGTACTGGCGATGGGAATGCGGCCTTGTTCTGGCGCGATCCTGGTGCTGCTGTTTTCTAAAGTGATCGGCGTGTTTACCTGGGGTGTTTTTTCTGCGTTGGCGATGGCGCTAGGCACCTCAATGACGATTTCTCTGCTGGCGCTGTTGGTGCATTACAGCCGTAAACTGGCGATACGTCTCAGCCGTCAGCGTGCGCCAGCGGCTTGGAGCGCGGTTGCCTGGGGATCGCTGGCGCTGGCCGGGGGAGTGATCCTGCTGTTTGCTGGCGTATTGATGTACGTCAGTGCCCAGCCTGAATTTGGCGGTGGTATCCGCCCGTTCTCCCGTTAA
- the iscA gene encoding iron-sulfur cluster assembly protein IscA produces MSITMSDSAAQRVQAFLNHRGKGLGLRLGVRTSGCSGMAYVLEFVDETNDDDVVFEDKGVKVIIDGKSLVYLDGTELDFVKEGLNEGFKFNNPNVSSECGCGESFNV; encoded by the coding sequence ATGTCGATTACCATGAGCGACAGCGCTGCTCAGCGTGTTCAGGCATTTTTGAACCACCGTGGCAAAGGTCTCGGCTTACGTTTGGGCGTGCGCACTTCCGGCTGTTCCGGAATGGCGTATGTGCTCGAATTTGTTGATGAAACGAACGATGATGACGTCGTTTTTGAAGACAAAGGCGTCAAGGTGATCATTGATGGTAAGAGCCTGGTCTATCTTGACGGCACCGAACTTGATTTCGTCAAGGAAGGCCTTAATGAAGGCTTCAAGTTCAACAACCCAAACGTCTCAAGCGAGTGTGGCTGCGGCGAAAGCTTTAACGTCTGA
- the csiE gene encoding stationary phase inducible protein CsiE, with protein MSLDTSSVPELSGQQRRCHLLLMLYAPVPAVQLETISQINGVELDTTRQDIAEVASEIQRFHHLDISGSPEEGYQIQGNTLNKRLCLLQWLRRALRCSPEFVEQHFGPQYQQAMQLESEQLPALELCINDCEQRLNRRFEQRDRQFLQHYLCYCVWQSQHRHHPQFDQRQHEWLQHKPEQQAAAELHLRLNQLFDQQADVSECDFLVLMLTLLKSHNYHSSDSAEDQRLMAAIGQMVACFQQISGMHFSSQKDLINQLFAHLAPAVERCRFDIGIDNTLLEEVVRKYPRLMRTTQEALIPFEQEYDIRFSREEVGLVAISFGAWLMQGNALHEKQILLLIRDNPQLEEEVEYQIRELTLLPLNIKHLPLDEYLRTGAPQGITLVISPYPAASAQSAPPLIFTELPLAPQQRKAIRALLESH; from the coding sequence ATGAGCCTAGACACTTCTTCTGTGCCTGAGCTCTCCGGTCAACAACGGCGCTGCCATCTGCTATTGATGCTGTATGCGCCGGTGCCCGCTGTGCAACTGGAGACGATCAGCCAAATCAACGGCGTCGAGCTGGATACTACCCGCCAAGATATTGCTGAGGTAGCCAGTGAAATACAGCGTTTCCATCATCTGGACATTAGCGGCAGCCCCGAAGAAGGCTACCAGATCCAAGGGAACACGTTGAATAAACGCCTCTGCCTGTTGCAATGGCTTCGACGCGCGTTACGTTGCAGCCCTGAGTTTGTCGAACAGCATTTTGGTCCGCAATATCAGCAGGCAATGCAGCTTGAAAGCGAACAGCTCCCAGCGTTGGAATTGTGCATCAACGACTGTGAACAACGCCTTAACCGCCGCTTTGAGCAACGCGATAGACAGTTTCTACAGCATTATCTTTGCTACTGTGTTTGGCAAAGCCAGCATCGGCATCATCCGCAATTTGATCAACGCCAGCACGAGTGGTTGCAACATAAACCAGAACAACAGGCAGCGGCGGAACTGCATCTAAGGCTGAACCAGCTATTTGATCAACAGGCTGACGTGAGCGAGTGCGACTTTCTGGTCCTGATGTTGACTCTGTTGAAAAGCCACAACTACCACAGCAGCGATTCAGCGGAAGATCAACGCCTGATGGCAGCCATAGGGCAAATGGTGGCGTGTTTCCAACAGATCTCCGGTATGCATTTCAGCAGCCAAAAAGATCTGATCAACCAGTTATTCGCCCATCTGGCACCGGCCGTGGAGCGTTGCCGTTTCGATATCGGCATCGACAATACTCTGCTGGAGGAAGTAGTACGCAAATATCCGCGCCTGATGCGCACCACCCAAGAGGCGTTAATTCCTTTTGAACAAGAATATGATATTCGCTTCTCGCGCGAAGAGGTGGGATTGGTCGCAATCAGCTTTGGTGCCTGGTTGATGCAAGGCAATGCACTACATGAAAAACAGATCCTGCTGCTGATACGGGATAATCCGCAGTTGGAAGAAGAGGTGGAATACCAGATCCGCGAATTAACGCTGCTGCCGCTCAATATCAAACACTTGCCGCTAGACGAATATCTGCGCACCGGTGCGCCACAGGGCATCACGCTGGTCATTAGCCCTTACCCCGCCGCGTCCGCTCAATCAGCGCCGCCGCTGATTTTTACCGAACTTCCGTTAGCCCCCCAGCAGCGCAAAGCGATCCGTGCGCTGCTGGAGAGCCACTAG
- the iscX gene encoding Fe-S cluster assembly protein IscX, producing MGLKWTDSREIGEALYDAYPDTDPKTVRFTDMHQWICDLEEFDDDPNASNEKILEAILLVWLDEAE from the coding sequence ATGGGATTAAAGTGGACTGATAGCCGTGAAATCGGCGAAGCCCTGTACGATGCTTATCCGGATACCGATCCGAAAACCGTGCGTTTTACCGATATGCACCAATGGATTTGCGATCTGGAAGAGTTTGACGACGATCCGAATGCTTCCAACGAAAAAATACTGGAAGCGATCCTGCTGGTCTGGTTAGATGAAGCAGAGTAA
- a CDS encoding DUF1007 family protein — protein sequence MMKLRALVVSLLMLFCAGASAHPHSFIDMNTTFVAKDQKLVGLKMVWVMDEITSADLLYDAENAKSDSEIWKKLAAQVMANVLGQHYFTDIYREGKPVKYLNLPTEYHLSRQGHKAVLEFVLPLAEPQALAGKPFEISTYDPTYFVDMTYQDEKALHLPPEMAKQCKFSLMTPKPDASLQAYALSLDKSDSPGEDMALGQQFAQRVTLTCQ from the coding sequence ATGATGAAACTACGTGCTCTGGTGGTCAGTTTGCTCATGCTGTTCTGTGCGGGCGCTAGCGCCCATCCTCACAGTTTTATTGATATGAACACCACGTTTGTCGCCAAAGATCAGAAACTGGTCGGTTTAAAGATGGTTTGGGTTATGGATGAAATCACCTCGGCGGATCTCCTGTATGATGCAGAAAATGCCAAAAGCGATTCGGAAATCTGGAAAAAGCTGGCCGCGCAGGTGATGGCTAACGTATTGGGCCAGCATTACTTCACCGATATTTATCGCGAGGGCAAGCCGGTGAAATATCTGAATCTGCCCACCGAATATCATCTTTCCCGTCAGGGCCATAAAGCCGTGCTGGAGTTTGTGTTACCCCTGGCGGAGCCACAAGCGCTGGCGGGTAAGCCGTTCGAGATTTCCACTTATGATCCTACTTATTTCGTCGATATGACCTATCAGGACGAAAAAGCGCTGCATCTGCCGCCAGAGATGGCGAAACAGTGTAAGTTCAGTCTGATGACGCCAAAGCCGGATGCTTCATTGCAAGCGTATGCCTTGTCACTGGACAAAAGTGACTCGCCTGGCGAAGACATGGCGCTGGGGCAGCAATTTGCTCAGCGGGTAACGCTGACATGTCAGTAA
- the trmJ gene encoding tRNA (cytosine(32)/uridine(32)-2'-O)-methyltransferase TrmJ: MLHNIRIVLVETSHTGNMGSTARAMKTMGLTNLYLVNPLVKPDSQAIALAAGASDVIGNATIVDTFDEAIAGCRLVVGTSARSRTLPWPMLEPRECGVRAVEEGEQGPVALVFGRERVGLTNDELQKCHYHVAIPANPDYSSLNLAMAVQILAYEVRVAYLDRQQVGKSVQEESPYPLVDDLERFYQHLEQTLVQTGFIRAAHPGQVMNRLRRLFARARPEAQELNILRGMLTSIEKQDKHQGN; the protein is encoded by the coding sequence ATGCTGCACAATATCCGCATTGTTCTGGTTGAAACCTCTCATACCGGTAACATGGGCTCGACAGCCCGAGCCATGAAGACCATGGGGTTAACCAATCTTTATCTGGTCAATCCGCTGGTAAAACCCGATTCGCAGGCGATTGCCCTGGCCGCTGGTGCCAGTGACGTGATTGGCAATGCCACTATTGTGGATACTTTTGACGAAGCCATTGCCGGCTGCAGGCTGGTTGTTGGCACCAGTGCGCGTTCTCGCACGTTGCCCTGGCCGATGCTGGAACCCCGTGAATGTGGCGTGCGCGCCGTAGAAGAAGGCGAGCAGGGGCCTGTTGCGCTGGTCTTTGGCCGCGAACGCGTTGGCTTAACCAATGATGAATTGCAGAAATGCCATTATCATGTCGCCATCCCGGCCAACCCGGATTACAGTTCGCTGAATCTGGCGATGGCGGTGCAGATCCTGGCGTATGAGGTCCGTGTCGCCTATCTCGATCGTCAACAGGTTGGCAAATCCGTGCAGGAAGAATCGCCTTACCCATTGGTAGACGACCTTGAGCGCTTTTATCAGCATCTGGAACAGACGCTGGTACAGACCGGTTTTATCCGTGCTGCCCACCCAGGGCAGGTGATGAACCGTTTACGCCGCTTGTTTGCCCGGGCTCGCCCGGAGGCACAGGAACTGAATATTTTGCGTGGGATGCTGACGTCGATCGAAAAACAGGATAAACATCAAGGTAATTGA
- the suhB gene encoding inositol-1-monophosphatase: MHPMLTIAVRAARKAGNLIAKNYETPDAVETTQKGSNDFVTNVDRDAERLIIEIIRKSYPKHTIIGEECGELAGEDQDVQWVIDPLDGTSNFIKRFPHFSVSIAVRIKGRTEVAVVYDPMRNELFTATRGQGAQLNGYRLRGTNAKDLDGTILATGFPFKVKQHAPAYINVVGKLFTQCADFRRTGSAALDLAYVAAGRVDGFFEIGLKPWDFAAGELLVRESGGLVTDFVGGHNHLSSGNVVAGNPRVVKALLSTMREELSEALKR, from the coding sequence ATGCATCCGATGCTGACTATCGCCGTGCGCGCTGCGCGCAAGGCTGGTAACCTGATTGCCAAAAATTACGAGACTCCAGACGCTGTAGAAACGACTCAAAAAGGGTCTAACGACTTTGTGACTAACGTCGATCGCGATGCCGAGCGTCTGATCATTGAAATCATCCGTAAGTCTTACCCAAAACACACCATTATTGGTGAAGAGTGCGGTGAGCTGGCGGGTGAAGATCAGGATGTACAATGGGTGATCGATCCACTGGATGGCACGTCCAACTTCATCAAACGTTTCCCGCACTTCTCTGTTTCCATTGCCGTACGCATTAAAGGCCGTACCGAAGTGGCCGTGGTTTATGACCCAATGCGCAACGAACTGTTCACCGCCACCCGTGGTCAAGGTGCACAGCTCAACGGTTACCGTCTGCGCGGAACTAACGCCAAAGATCTGGATGGCACCATCCTGGCGACCGGCTTCCCCTTCAAAGTCAAACAGCACGCACCAGCTTATATCAACGTGGTAGGCAAACTGTTCACCCAGTGTGCTGACTTCCGTCGCACCGGTTCCGCTGCGCTGGATCTGGCTTACGTTGCTGCGGGCCGCGTTGACGGTTTCTTCGAAATTGGCCTGAAGCCTTGGGACTTTGCTGCTGGCGAACTGCTGGTACGTGAGTCCGGCGGTCTGGTCACTGACTTTGTTGGCGGCCATAACCACCTCAGCTCTGGCAATGTGGTTGCTGGCAACCCACGCGTAGTGAAAGCATTGCTTTCCACCATGCGTGAAGAACTGAGTGAAGCGCTGAAGCGTTAA
- the fdx gene encoding ISC system 2Fe-2S type ferredoxin, whose product MPKIVFLPHQDLCPEGAVLEAEVGETILDVALRNGIEIEHACEKSCACTTCHCIVREGFDSLDESSELEDDMLDKAWGLEPESRLSCQARVTDEDLVVEMPRYTVNHAREH is encoded by the coding sequence ATGCCGAAAATTGTTTTCCTGCCCCATCAAGATCTTTGCCCGGAGGGGGCAGTACTGGAAGCGGAAGTTGGGGAAACCATCCTCGATGTCGCATTGCGAAACGGAATTGAAATCGAACACGCCTGCGAGAAATCCTGCGCCTGTACCACCTGTCACTGCATCGTGCGTGAAGGGTTTGACTCCCTGGACGAAAGCAGTGAGCTGGAAGACGACATGCTGGACAAAGCCTGGGGGCTGGAGCCGGAGAGCCGTTTGAGCTGTCAGGCCCGGGTTACCGATGAAGATCTGGTGGTAGAGATGCCACGTTATACCGTTAATCACGCGCGCGAGCACTAG